The following proteins are co-located in the Apis mellifera strain DH4 linkage group LG9, Amel_HAv3.1, whole genome shotgun sequence genome:
- the LOC113218988 gene encoding keratin-associated protein 16-1-like: MDCGYHNYMDEMLQILNEIECRQPEPEICNVRCPPFGCPRGPCPGICCYQGLCDACSTSKMPCDPPSPQPPRCRAPPVCCLRNYARAVGYPPESPLSPVSARLRSKYCMDILANICRPQYCTTVPICPSPCSSPLTSNCPYPCY; encoded by the exons atGGATTGCGGGTATCATAATTACATGGACGAGATGCTCCAGATACTTAACGAGATCGAATGCAG ACAACCAGAGCCGGAAATATGCAACGTAAGATGCCCACCGTTCGGCTGTCCACGAGGGCCTTGTCCAGGAATATGTTGCTACCAAGGCTTGTGCGATGCTTGCTCCACGTCGAAAATGCCCTGTGATCCACCGTCACCACAGCCGCCCAGATGTCGAGCACCGCCCGTGTGCTGTCTAAGAAATTACGCCAGGGCGGTCGGCTATCCTCCAGAATCTCCCCTCTCCCCGGTCAGCGCCCGATTGCGTTCCAAGTATTGCATGGATATATTGGCAAATATCTGTCGTCCCCAATACTGTACCACCGTGCCAATTTGTCCGTCACCCTGTTCCTCACCCCTCACCTCCAACTGCCCCTATCCATGCTattga
- the LOC113219011 gene encoding hydrocephalus-inducing protein homolog — translation MRHLFINRGCIICPTLHFDKESLDFGTTALGFSTRQDVYLHNLALIPVAFTLTVLNDGNEVALTHEEFARSHTKPSFPNNPREFEVSPEEGVVASNDSMRIKVIYTANIARVGHTMIQVDMWDSGSHPVLLPITFCGKVTPLTIVPQDITVRFCFLNYPYSRSIDITNNSDIDGYFYFIQQQVTEDVTMICSFSKYQGYVKSHKSSPIDVTIMMKDLGIYTLTLK, via the exons ATGCGTCACCTCTTTATTAACAGGGGTTGCATCATATGCCCGACTTTGCACTTCGACAAGGAGAGCCTCGATTTCGGGACGACGGCCCTCG GTTTCAGTACGAGGCAAGACGTGTATTTGCACAACCTAGCCCTGATACCGGTCGCGTTCACCTTAACCGTGCTGAACGACGGGAACGAAGTGGCATTGACTCACGAGGAGTTCGCGAGAAGTCACACGAAACCATCCTTCCCGAACAATCCCCGAGAATTCGAGGTCTCGCCCGAGGAAGGGGTTGTAGCTTCCAACGATTCCATGAGGATCAAG GTGATTTACACGGCCAATATCGCGCGCGTCGGTCACACGATGATCCAAGTCGACATGTGGGACTCCGGCTCGCACCCCGTCCTGTTGCCGATCACGTTCTGCGGCAAAGTGACCCCATTGACGATCGTTCCCCAGGACATCACCGTCCGATTCTGCTTCCTCAATTATCCGTATTCGAGGTCCATCGACATTACCAACAATTCGGACATTGACGGATACTTTTACTTCATACAGCAACAA GTCACGGAGGACGTAACTATGATATGCTCGTTCTCCAAGTATCAAGGATACGTGAAATCTCATAAATCGAGTCCAATCGATGTCACCATTATGATGAAGGATTTGGGCATTTACACATTAACGTTAAagtaa
- the LOC102653673 gene encoding putative uncharacterized protein DDB_G0271606, translating into MIKRKTSADKSRQRGTSRRPSTGNLHGKANDGQQNVQRAERVSSTHNLAEPVVNTPVNKSVDVSIPKTRFSSQDRNKDVKSSCSPRLKYFPIEKIKKLETPPSFCPEPMGALIAQQDPNESGILYVSKSPERNRDSGQGDATVVAQHLHQHQYHQHQPQNMHTMSQQQVTPRQIVQIVNPHSESAMLSQQVPNLQSHRPHVPHNGREYSPQKNGQSISANPENRGGATCQQAAGGNPSEQLGEQGNAKLEKSSPTPEEDPYERQPVGGRNAALYRQLVMNNRQQQGQQQLSPQFPGDSSAAMNQFANQANVNNPHGYNNHLPSIQSPQSSPQNPQSVQNPQQLYQQMQQNMAQQQQMQQRAMNYQMQMMRNQRCQTAPPNYSGMTSPQDANATQLRNMRMMGSMQLNYPVQDHSIVNAANGLYRNSNSNGNGNNNNNNQLAEYSSVKAQLKSYNVDVVNGNQTLYRPQNQQQQQQQQQQQQQFMAQYQPDAMAYQQQIQPQQMQQMQAQQIPFQQQLYRNPMMQGHQNAMIYNQQMNPGQQIIPVQQQHLENNPERVHGQHGRKRGGLKFTHGMIRDQEKLLATMKQQRVPIDIMKRQFETLLNEQRKHLEYLEQQDNMLEEMKPMVVTRKRKQQDEKPEWMIHLTPPRLSYLEIERMQEQRRKERESREMDLMQQQQQQQQHQQHQQHQQHQQQQQHQLQQYQAMDEMSRQQVPVQAINQQNYQHYRQPANWQQQQRSSRQYNSARAYAVPGPGNVNESIKTMKYQQQNVPHQYHQYHQPHHQQAYQHAHQHLHGQQPHQEYYNPQQYQQYQQYYLAAQQQNHEHVQPPDQLPMYVAEDQNRPSTEPSSLLKIRRYRNEIRPQRRNNGLQEPEMAKRQLEEFRISAEIRKGLEYIANLAPKKRVVRLNGMQESNELESQFQQRLITSALPQSVQRISANGLENTRNPNNPPIQRLSNLKKMEHEYLREYPRQKQNNPRTCYSVPAERENGSMAMDQQQQLQQFQHQILPQQQFPVSQNSSKLSYNERNHLLPRTNSTSYRFDASYPQHYQQMQQYYQNSKNLARNHGEGDMGSTQRIEQNKGNFDHAGGDASENMNNGAVHGQMTDGKIPYQRVYYSQPDIHESRTIGGVRYLARKQDYMPNQ; encoded by the exons ATGATCAAAAG GAAAACCTCAGCGGACAAAAGCAGGCAGAGAGGAACGTCCAGGCGACCGAGCACCGGCAACCTACACGGGAAGGCGAACGACGGCCAGCAAAATGTTCAACGAGCCGAGAGAGTGTCGTCTACTCACAATCTAGCCGAGCCGGTTGTTAATACGCCGGTCAACAAATCCGTGGACGTTTCCATACCGAAGACACGATTCAGTTCCCAGGATAGAAACAAGGATGTCAAATCGTCATGTTCCCCGAGGCTGAAATACTTCCCCATAGAGAAAATCAAAAAGTTGGAAACACCTCCGTCGTTCTGTCCCGAGCCTATGGGCGCATTGATCGCTCAACAAGATCCCAATGAATCTGGAATCTTGTACGTGTCCAAGAGTCCGGAGAGAAATCGCGACAGCGGCCAAGGTGACGCCACGGTTGTCGCTCAGCATTTGCATCAGCATCAGTATCACCAACATCAGCCGCaa AACATGCACACAATGAGCCAGCAACAGGTCACGCCTCGACAGATAGTGCAGATAGTGAATCCGCACTCGGAGAGCGCTATGCTGTCGCAACAAGTCCCGAACCTTCAGTCCCATCGTCCTCACGTGCCTCACAACGGCCGAGAATATTCTCCCCAGAAGAACGGCCAATCGATTTCCGCGAATCCGGAAAATCGTGGAGGGGCGACGTGCCAGCAGGCGGCCGGTGGAAACCCTTCCGAGCAATTGGGGGAGCAAGGGAACGCGAAGCTCGAGAAGAGCTCGCCGACCCCCGAGGAGGATCCGTACGAGAGACAACCTGTGGGAGGTCGAAACGCGGCGCTTTACAGGCAACTGGTGATGAACAACAGGCAACAACAGGGGCAACAACAGCTCAGTCCCCAGTTTCCTGGCGACTCTTCGGCGGCGATGAACCAGTTCGCCAATCAGGCAAACGTTAACAATCCTCATGGTTACAACAATCACCTTCCGTCGATTCAAAGTCCTCAGAGCTCTCCGCAGAATCCGCAGAGCGTGCAGAATCCGCAGCAACTTTATCAACAGATGCAACAGAACATGGCGCAGCAGCAACAGATGCAGCAAAGGGCGATGAACTATCAGATGCAAATGATGAGGAATCAAAGATGCCAGACGGCGCCTCCCAATTACAGCGGGATGACTTCGCCCCAGGACGCGAACGCGACTCAGTTGAGAAATATGAGAATGATGGGATCGATGCAACTGAATTATCCCGTACAGGATCACAGCATCGTTAACGCTGCCAACGGATTGTACAGGAATAGCAACAGCAATGGTAAtggcaacaacaacaataataatcagtTGGCCGAGTATTCCAGCGTGAAGGCTCAGTTGAAATCTTACAACGTCGACGTGGTGAACGGCAATCAGACGTTGTACAGGCCGCAGAatcagcagcaacagcaacaacagcagcagcagcagcaacagttCATGGCCCAGTATCAACCGGATGCAATGGCGTATCAACAACAAATACAGCCTCAACAGATGCAGCAAATGCAGGCGCAACAGATACCGTTTCAACAACAGTTGTACAGAAATCCTATGATGCAGGGACACCAGAACGCGATGATCTACAACCAGCAGATGAATCCCGGGCAACAGATCATTCCGGTTCAGCAGCAACATTTGGAGAACAATCCGGAGAGAGTTCACGGTCAACACGGGAGGAAAAGAGGGGGCTTGAAGTTCACTCACGGAATGATACGCGACCAAGAAAAATTGCTGGCCACGATGAAGCAGCAAAGGGTGCCGATAGACATAATGAAGAGGCAATTCGAAACGTTGTTGAACGAGCAACGGAAGCATTTGGAGTATCTGGAGCAGCAGGACAACATGTTGGAGGAGATGAAGCCGATGGTCGTGACTCGGAAGAGGAAGCAGCAAGACGAGAAGCCCGAGTGGATGATTCATTTAACACCCCCGAGATTATCTTACCTGGAAATAGAGAGAATGCAAGAGCAACGAAGGAAGGAGCGGGAATCTCGCGAAATGGATTTGatgcaacagcagcagcaacaacaacagcacCAGCAGCATCAGCAACATCAGCAGCatcagcaacagcaacaacatcAACTCCAGCAATATCAGGCGATGGACGAAATGTCGCGACAACAGGTTCCGGTACAGGCCATCAACCAGCAAAATTATCAGCATTATCGGCAACCGGCTAATTGGCAACAGCAACAGAGAAGTTCGCGGCAATACAACAGTGCTCGAGCTTATGCCGTTCCAGGTCCCGGCAACGTGAACGAATCGATAAAGACGATGAAGTATCAACAACAAAACGTGCCCCATCAGTATCATCAGTATCATCAACCCCACCATCAGCAAGCTTATCAACACGCTCACCAGCATCTTCACGGTCAACAGCCTCATCAGGAGTATTACAATCCCCAGCAGTATCAACAGTATCAGCAGTATTATCTTGCTGCCCAACAACAGAATCACGAACACGTTCAACCGCCCGATCAATTGCCCATGTACGTGGCCGAGGATCAAAACAGGCCGTCCACGGAGCCGTCCAGTTTGTTAAAGATACGCCGATACAGGAACGAGATCCGGCCTCAGAGGCGAAACAACGGATTGCAGGAGCCGGAGATGGCGAAGAGGCAACTGGAGGAGTTTAGAATATCGGCTGAGATCAGGAAGGGGTTGGAGTACATAGCCAATCTGGCACCTAAGAAACGGGTGGTTAGATTGAACGGGATGCAAGAGAGCAACGAGTTGGAATCGCAGTTCCAGCAACGTTTGATCACGTCCGCGTTGCCCCAATCCGTTCAAAGAATATCCGCAAACGGTTTGGAGAACACTAGGAATCCGAACAACCCGCCGATCCAACGATTGTCCAACTTGAAGAAGATGGAACACGAGTATCTGAGGGAGTATCCAAGGCAGAAGCAGAACAATCCGAGGACGTGTTACAGCGTGCCGGCCGAAAGGGAGAATGGCTCGATGGCCATGGATCAGCAGCAACAGTTGCAACAATTCCAACACCAGATCCTCCCCCAACAACAATTCCCCGTTTCCCAGAACTCGAGCAAATTGTCTTACAACGAGAGGAATCATTTGTTGCCACGGACCAACTCGACGTCGTACAGATTCGACGCGAGTTATCCTCAACATTATCAACAGATGCagcaatattatcaaaattcgaaaaatttggcAAGGAATCATGGGGAGGGGGATATGGGATCGACTCAAAGAATAGAGCAGAACAAGGGGAATTTCGATCACGCGGGGGGTGACGCCAGTGAAAATATGAACAACGGGGCAGTGCACGGACAAATGACGGATGGGAAGATACCGTATCAGAGGGTATATTACAGCCAACCGGATATTCACGAGTCGAGAACGATCGGGGGTGTGAGATATTTGGCCAGGAAACAGGATTACATGCCCAATCAGTAG
- the LOC113219000 gene encoding hydrocephalus-inducing protein homolog codes for MSLEMPVISLTGRGIEKSLNIIKSEIHFNPVIPFTIIQEIDFTIENTCHYPVEFFWHHLDENFQLEEDIKKTLLHYYNMKEILLPLKKPGDPMIPWQLMKFYKEILNEMAQSLITDKMEEEEEDRFGEEFFTFESVEKDTTKKSEKRGYKLSRKKKKRRGMNQQGKKTSVRGSSRRRKKNEIASDLSTTDSERRNCPTFSIFDETLLNDVPLPTTDPEEIQRLLFCYIDNLHKNPDLRSKMKDPMKEVFESVEKKSEIDIPDLEKRMPEKRVCIIFHGAPFTEYQETACRSAKVLGIPVLDIDKGITEIIAFNKSTCAIQLRQIIDEIYQKYIEAFEKWKQYLEQESTEVESESTKETSSRKKFPRKEKPLKSPPKKIASPSVLPKIEASIMQEAIIRLLPDPDPMTEFSKIPPSDKLELLDPLTRYEYKIQTILLLEKILDIHESPKVKGKSPKKKEETVSFSFRDIDPELIAEVLQQRLSLDDFKRGFVVQSLKSNFFQNNILDALLVVLRIIGYIEYFLFVTFLNSMHCYDNKVEQRTKEIGTLFPFIFTPPFLAISPSFQRVKCPIRSKGYEKSTRCRRPNTINFRTRIRRCI; via the exons ATGAGCCTCGAGATGCCCGTCATCTCGCTGACCGGGCGTGGAATCGAGAAGAGTTTAAACATAATCAAATCCGAGATACATTTCAACCCAGTTATTCCGTTCACGATAATCCAAGAAATCGATTTCACGATTGAAAATACGTGCCATTATCCCGTGGAGTTCTTCTGGCATCATTTGGACGA AAATTTTCAGTTGGAGGAAGACATAAAGAAAACTCTGTTGCACTACTACAATATGAAGGAAATACTGCTGCCTCTAAAGAAGCCTGGCGATCCGATGATACCGTGGCAActgatgaaattttacaaagagATACTGAACGAAATGGCCCAGTCGTTAATTACGGACaagatggaggaggaggaggaggatcgattTGGCGAGGAATTTTTCACGTTCGAGAGTGTCGAGAAGGACACGACGAAGAAGAGCGAGAAGAGAGGGTACAAGTtatcgaggaagaaaaagaaacggagaGGAATGAATCAGCAGGGTAAGAAAACGAGCGTTCGTGGATCTAGTCGTCGTCGAAAGAAGAATGAGATTGCCAGCGATTTGTCCACCACGGATTCCGAGAGGAGGAACTGCCCtaccttttcaatttttgatgaaaCTCTGCTGAACGATGTTCCCCTACCCACCACCGATCCAGAGGAAATTCAACGTCTTctctttt GTTACATCGACAATCTCCATAAGAATCCAGATTTACGGTCGAAAATGAAAGATCCGATGAAGGAAGTTTTCGAGAGCGTGGAGAAAAAATCGGAAATCGATATTCCAGATTTGGAAAAGAGGATGCCCGAGAAGAGAGTGTGCATCATTTTCCATGGGGCACCTTTCACGG AGTATCAAGAGACTGCGTGCAGGAGCGCCAAAGTCTTGGGAATTCCCGTTCTCGATATCGACAAAGGGATCACCGAGATAATTGCGTTCAACAAGAGCACGTGCGCGATCCAGCTTCGACAGATCATCGACGAGATCTATCAAAAATACATCGAGGCTTTTGAGAAATGGAA GCAATATTTGGAGCAGGAAAGCACCGAGGTCGAATCAGAGTCGACCAAAGAGACTTCGAGTAGAAAAAAGTTTCCTCGGAAAGAGAAACCATTGAAAAGTCCGCCGAAAAAGATCGCGTCGCCTTCTGTACTTCCCAAGATTGAAGCGTCGATAATGCAAGAGGCGATCATTCGCCTTCTCCCGGATCCCGATCCCATGACGGAGTTTTCTAAAATTCCACCCAGCGACAAGTTGGAGTTGCTCGACCCTTTGACCAGATACGAGTACAAGATTCAAACTATTTTGTTGCTCGAGAAAATCCTCGATATTCATGAATCGCCCAAAGTGAAAGGGAAGAGCccgaagaaaaaggaggaaaccgtttctttctcgttccGTGACATTGACCCCGAATTAATAGCTGAAGTTCTTCAACAAAG ATTGTCTTTGGATGATTTCAAGCGAGGTTTCGTCGTGCAAAGTTTGAAGAGCAATTTCTTCCAAAATAACATATTGGACGCTTTGCTCGTTGTATTACGGATCATCGGTTACatagaatatttcttattcgtCACGTTTCTTAACTCGATGCACTGCTACGACAACAAAGTCGAGCAACGTACCAAAGAAATCGGTACGTTGTTCCCTTTTATCTTTACCCCGCCATTTCTTGCAATCTCGCCCTCTTTCCAGAGAGTGAAATGCCCGATCCGAAGCAAAGGATACGAGAAATCGACGAGATGTCGGCGTCCGAATACGATCAACTTTCGAACGAGGATAAGAAGATGTATATAA
- the LOC113219012 gene encoding hydrocephalus-inducing protein homolog produces the protein MTTEERTEYIIKWRHKLRLPSCISNENPYFHISPNIVVFQQFTPGVFFSVMVTIRNVTSVSRYVRNIYEMNPFFTVDFCGSNFSTMLAPGLSVTYRVKFMPEKKEDYHYQLKFATDVGDVIVPVVGILDFPDRIEVPATATKIPSLKTIFVRNVGDVAAAFTLYTDNPCFWIEPSKGRIEEEESLQFIVHFLSNKAGDFEANMFLEYDTGEKLRIDLQSSAENCHIRIDRGTVRLEETFLGLSRSKTVLIHNRSNYIVKYKWMLFESVEADNERKEHYQKLYQLIYENELPRCVNLDYYNVCEPDIHKLIYQRIYTDQLESLVKETFEYKNMYFILSPIEAEIWPQSSAEVTVYFRAIELGEITSTAYLEVTGREERIPLTLYGIGKGPILQLNVLTIDLNNIYMCSVHNYEIIAGNKGHIYGTLIYKEKRTDFGGTINVTPPSLTLKPDELKSFNLSFSSNHKGDFVERVDFVVKETLEVLSLHIKYEIDG, from the exons ATGACGACCGAGGAGAGGACGGAATACATCATAAAATGGAGGCACAAGCTCAGATTACCCTCCTGCATCAGTAACGAGAATCCCTACTTCCACATCAGCCCTAACATCGTCGTATTTCAACAATTCACCCCTGGCGTGTTCTTCAGCGTGATGGTCACGATTCGAAACGTGACGTCG GTATCGAGATACGTGAGAAACATCTACGAGATGAATCCTTTCTTCACCGTGGACTTTTGCGGTAGCAATTTCTCGACGATGCTCGCCCCTGGTCTCTCCGTTACTTACAGAGTGAAATTCATGCCCGAGAAAAAGGAGGATTATCATTATCAGTTAAAATTCGCGACAGACGTAGGAGACGTGATCGTACCGGTCGTAg GGATCTTGGATTTTCCCGATCGTATCGAGGTACCGGCTACAGCGACCAAGATCCCCTCTTTGAAAACGATATTTGTGCGCAATGTGGGGGACGTCGCAGCTGCTTTCACCCTTTATACCGACAA CCCTTGCTTCTGGATCGAGCCGTCGAAGGGAAGAATAGAAGAGGAGGAGTCGCTTCAATTTATCGTACACTTTCTATCGAACAAGGCTGGAGATTTCGAGGCGAATATGTTCCTCGAATACGACACCG GTGAAAAGTTGCGTATCGATCTGCAGAGTTCGGCCGAAAATTGTCACATTCGAATCGACAGAGGCACCGTCAGATTGGAGGAGACGTTCTTGGGCTTGTCGAGGAGCAAGACAGTGTTGATCCACAACAGAAGCAATTACATCGTCAAGTATAAGTGGATGCTTTTCGAGAGCGTCGAGGCGGACAACGAGAGGAAAGAACA TTACCAGAAATTGTACCAATTGATTTACGAGAACGAGCTCCCCCGTTGCGTCAACCTCGATTATTACAACGTGTGCGAGCCTGATATCCATAAACTGATTTATCAACGTATCTACACGGATCAGCTCGAGTCGCTGGTGAAAGAAACGTTCGAGTATAAAAACATGTATTTCATTCTCTCACCCATA GAGGCAGAAATTTGGCCGCAATCGTCCGCCGAAGTGACAGTCTATTTTCGCGCGATAGAGCTCGGTGAAATAACGAGCACCGCTTATCTAGAGGTAACTGGTCGCGAGGAAAGGATACCACTGac TCTTTATGGAATAGGAAAAGGGCCGATTTTACAGTTGAACGTTCTCACGATCGACTTGAACAACATCTACATGTGTTCCGTGCACAATTACGAG ATAATAGCGGGGAACAAAGGGCACATTTACGGGACGCTGATTTACAAGGAAAAGCGGACCGATTTCGGTGGCACGATCAACGTGACACCCCCCAGCCTCACGCTGAAACCGGACGAGCTGAAATCCTTCAATTTGTCGTTTTCCTCGAATCATAAGGGCGATTTCGTGGAGAGGGTCGATTTCGTGGTGAAAGAGACCCTCGAGGTGCTCAGCTTGCATATCAAGTACGAGATCGATGGATAG
- the LOC726796 gene encoding hydrocephalus-inducing protein homolog: MFVMGGTFPLSYVRITCTGQGAVVSTDPSILDFGRVKVLEEKKMNFELINDSPIPTQFARESQDNSSWIMEPEFGDLLPHESKTITIKVFLVNGGVYKDKIMLSVIDSRTIHVDVKVIGYGCSVVFTPQIFPVFDWGLLFSHQHINRTITLMNRGTLEYQMIFINEPDVRFRRGQLVSTKSSKFKVEPQIVQIPAGETREINCRLFWEVNEHVVEKWYVYGQLQDAGKRELIDTSSFTIKLTEPYIVFNKKMLEFRVDRCPTEDKLQQTDELIVTNQSNLDLNVTLSTKDPFYLVTPKKKHVQTMKLVLVDKISTKITIFFSFDTNGNNCYSRSYEEVLLFEYREHPNRDKIICKGYVNYPNILIEPNDFIINCELGCSGEKILTLTNNGPISVVYKFLWLENSIEIKRERPVKLECPGCPSEEQLESKKEILAVTETSEEPCVSDRQNGSGNEGQAPPVNSPVSEKQETMDENPDINNHPELKQGIRQFLLEIVEQYYEKDDDLIVLQNMNDDPPQVDYINEVLQIIPNEGTVLPYSMQQVYVGFHGFEWLQIKATAVCQILRGPTENVHMFARADNVRYDIDNDVIDFGQQLFLQRQRKCVTLKNICTITFDFEIRDGVKFLDDEFNLRPLKIEPVNGCVNPESSVQFQVDHIAMTLGRIDHHFQLEIAHLMPIMIKIVAYGVFPQVYPCIPKGKLHQHHSIELEYSAIQSMTDFVDNTVEKMAAQKKNDLFEIDMDILAAEEWCVISHEETFPRTMDIDMAVERLCAKKFIDENSYILMQHNTIQKKEPIPQLFSCEYIIDMKYVIIERIAHYSANIINYGPWIVNIRMKTVGKRDHLGKRGIVVQLMKNTNVSVGDYAVLQVTWYPTQEKFSEKATNVKHTIYIEVSHGCTIPVTIKGIVTYPYVTVNTKFLDFQDVVVGECLVLNILVKNE, from the exons ATGTTCGTAATGGGAGGCACGTTTCCACTATCGTACGTGAGGATAACGTGCACCGGGCAGGGGGCCGTTGTCTCGACGGATCCAAGCATCCTGGACTTCGGCAGGGTGAAAGTtctcgaggagaagaagatgaaTTTCGAGCTGATCAACGATTCGCCTATCCCCACTCAATTCGCTAGAGAG AGTCAGGATAATTCGTCGTGGATCATGGAGCCGGAGTTTGGTGATCTGTTGCCTCACGAGTCGAAAACCATTACCATCAAAGTGTTCCTGGTGAACGGCGGCGTGTACAAAGACAAGATCATGTTGTCCGTGATCGACAGCAGGACCATTCACGTGGACGTGAAAGTGATCGGCTACGGATGCAGCGTGGTTTTCACGCCGCAGATCTTCCCCGTCTTCGACTGGGGCCTACTTTTCAG TCATCAGCATATAAATCGAACGATAACACTGATGAATCGAGGCACGCTGGAGtatcaaatgatatttataaatgagcCAGATGTACGTTTCCGGCGTGGCCAATTGGTGTCGACGAAAAG CAGCAAGTTCAAAGTGGAGCCTCAAATCGTTCAGATACCCGCcggagaaacgagagagatcAATTGCCGATTATTCTGGGAGGT GAACGAGCATGTGGTGGAAAAATGGTACGTGTACGGCCAGTTACAAGACGCAGGGAAAAGGGAATTGATCGACACGTCGTCTTTCACGATTAAATTGACGGAACCGTATATTGTGTTCAATAAAAAGATGCTAGAATTTCGCGTGGACAGGTGCCCCACTGAAGATAAGCTGCAGCAAACag ATGAATTAATCGTGACCAATCAATCGAATCTGGATCTGAACGTAACTCTTTCGACGAAAGATCCGTTTTATTTGGTAACACCTAAGAAAAAACACGTTCAAACGATGAAACTTGTTCTGGTCGATaaaatttccacgaaaattaccattttcttctccttcgacACAAACGGCAACAATTGTTATTCGAGAAGTTACGAGGAGGTGCTTCTGTTCGAGTATCGGGAACATCCTAATCGT gataaaataatatgcaaaGGTTACGTGAATTATCCAAACATTCTCATAGAGCCGaacgattttataattaactgcGAGTTGGGTTGCAGCGGCGAGAAGATATTGACGTTAACTAATAACGGGCCGATATCGGTTGTGTACAAATTCCTGTGGCTCGAAAATTCCATCGAAATAAAACGTGAAAGGCCCGTGAAACTG GAATGCCCTGGGTGCCCGTCGGAGGAACAATTGGAgtcgaaaaaggaaattttagcTGTAACCGAGACGAGCGAGGAGCCTTGTGTAAGCGACAGGCAAAACGGAAGTGGAAACGAAGGACAAGCGCCACCAGTAAATT cCCCCGTTTCAGAGAAACAAGAAACGATGGATGAGAATCCCGACATAAATAACCATCCGGAATTGAAACAAGGAATTAGACAATTTCTATTGGAGATTGTCGAACAATATTACGAGAAGGACGATGATCTGATAGTGTTACAAAACATGAATGACGATCCTCCACAAGTCGATTACATCAAcgag gtTTTGCAGATTATTCCAAACGAGGGAACAGTGCTTCCGTATTCCATGCAACAAGTTTACGTAGGATTTCATGGCTTCGAATGGCTTCAAATAAAAGCTACCGCTGTCTGCCAGATTTTACGGGGCCCGACCGAGAATGTTCATATGTTCGCTCGGGCGGATAACGTTCGATACGATATCGACAACGATGTCATCGATTTTGGCCAACAA CTGTTTCTGCAACGGCAACGTAAATGTGTCACTTTGAAAAACATCTGCACGATAACGTTCGATTTCGAGATAAGAGATGGTGTAAAGTTCTTGGACGACGAGTTCAATTTACGTCCACTGAAGATCGAACCGGTGAACGGCTGCGTGAATCCTGAATCGTCCGTGCAATTTCAAGTGGATCATATAGCGATGACGCTTGGTCGTATCGATCATCATTTCCAATTGGAG ATTGCTCACTTAATGCCCATCATGATCAAAATAGTCGCTTACGGAGTTTTCCCCCAAGTCTATCCTTGCATTCCTAAAGGAAAATTGCACCAGCATCATTCCATCGAGTTGGAATATTCGGCAATACAATCAATGACGGATTTCGTGGATAAC ACAGTGGAGAAAATGGCCGCCCAGAAGAAAAacgatttattcgaaatagacATGGATATTTTAGCcg CCGAGGAATGGTGCGTTATCTCGCACGAGGAGACGTTTCCACGAACGATGGACATCGACATGGCTGTGGAAAGATTGTGCGCAAAGAAGttcatcgatgaaaattcataCATCTTAATGCAGCATAATACGATTCAAAAGAAGGAGCCGATCCCCCAACTTTTTTCATGCGAATATATTATCG ATATGAAATACGTGATAATAGAACGGATCGCTCATTATTCGgccaatataattaattacgggCCGTGGATCGTGAACATAAGGATGAAAACGGTGGGAAAGAGAGACCATCTCGGGAAACGCGGTATCGTTGTGCAATTGATGAAGAACACGAATGTTTCGGTCGGTGATTACGCCGTTTTGCAAGTGACTTGGTATCCGACCCAAGAGAAATTCTCCGAGAAGGCCACGAACGTGAAACACACGATTTACATTGAA GTGTCGCACGGATGCACGATACCTGTGACCATAAAGGGGATAGTAACTTATCCGTACGTGACGgtcaatacaaaatttttggatttccAAGACGTCGTCGTGGGAGAATGTTTGGTCCTTAATATCCTGGTCAAGAACGAGTAA